A window of Corallococcus macrosporus DSM 14697 contains these coding sequences:
- a CDS encoding efflux RND transporter periplasmic adaptor subunit: MAPFTIDPSRQQLIGLRTAPVTEGKVGGTWRTNGRVAIDETRVRRVNMKVAAFVERVYADFTGKPVRQGEPLFSVYSPELLAAQEEYLLALRTRQSLSQAGGMATDGDALVAAARRKLQLWDVPPATLERLAKTGEASRTLTLVSPISGVITKKDVVEGARLELGATPYEVVDLSRVWVLADVYESELRHAKVGMPATLQLKAFPNRVFAGKVAFLDPVLDPAMRTVKVRLEFPNPDGDLRPEMFGEVVLRGTTRNALKIPSDAVVPTGTTQVVFVALGDGRFQPREVHLGESDGKSVEVTSGLKVGDQVVTGANFLVDSESRLRASLAALAASSSGDGTAASSSSPPASASPAASGHGGH, encoded by the coding sequence TTGGCGCCCTTCACCATCGACCCCTCGCGCCAGCAACTTATCGGCCTGCGCACCGCGCCGGTGACGGAAGGCAAGGTTGGGGGCACCTGGCGGACCAACGGCCGCGTGGCAATAGACGAAACGCGCGTGCGGCGCGTCAACATGAAGGTGGCTGCTTTCGTCGAGCGAGTGTACGCGGACTTCACCGGCAAGCCGGTGCGCCAGGGAGAGCCGCTCTTCTCCGTCTACAGCCCTGAGCTGCTCGCCGCGCAGGAGGAGTACCTGCTGGCATTGCGCACCCGCCAGTCGCTGAGCCAGGCCGGTGGGATGGCGACGGATGGCGATGCGCTGGTCGCGGCGGCTCGACGCAAGCTGCAACTGTGGGACGTGCCGCCAGCGACTCTGGAGCGGCTCGCTAAAACGGGCGAGGCCAGCCGCACTCTCACCTTGGTGTCACCCATCTCGGGCGTCATCACCAAGAAGGACGTCGTCGAGGGAGCGCGCCTGGAACTGGGCGCTACGCCTTACGAGGTCGTCGACTTGTCACGTGTGTGGGTCCTCGCGGACGTGTACGAGAGCGAGTTGCGCCACGCGAAGGTGGGCATGCCCGCCACGCTCCAGCTCAAGGCCTTCCCTAATCGGGTGTTCGCCGGGAAGGTCGCCTTCCTCGACCCGGTGCTGGACCCGGCGATGCGCACCGTCAAGGTGCGCTTGGAGTTCCCCAACCCCGACGGCGACCTGCGCCCCGAGATGTTCGGTGAGGTGGTGCTCCGTGGCACGACGCGCAACGCGCTGAAGATTCCCTCTGACGCGGTCGTCCCCACCGGCACCACCCAGGTCGTCTTCGTGGCGCTCGGCGACGGGCGCTTCCAGCCCCGCGAGGTCCACCTGGGCGAGTCGGATGGAAAGAGTGTGGAGGTGACGTCGGGCCTGAAGGTCGGCGACCAGGTTGTCACCGGCGCCAACTTCCTCGTCGACTCCGAGTCCCGCCTGCGCGCATCGCTGGCTGCGCTGGCCGCCTCTTCATCCGGAGACGGCACGGCGGCGTCTTCCTCCTCGCCTCCGGCGAGTGCTTCCCCAGCCGCCTCCGGCCACGGAGGCCACTGA
- a CDS encoding gamma-glutamylcyclotransferase family protein: MKRTSASTRVFVYGTLLSGEPNHRLLRGARLIGPARTHPSFSLYDYGPFPALAARGKHAVEGEVYEVDALMLAALDRLEGHPRFYERTSIALDGAGRVEAYLFPKGRLAGRPIIESGCWRRHLQERKPW; this comes from the coding sequence GTGAAGCGCACTTCAGCCTCGACGCGCGTCTTCGTCTACGGGACGCTGCTGTCTGGCGAACCCAACCACCGTCTCCTGCGCGGCGCACGCCTCATCGGCCCGGCGCGGACGCACCCCAGCTTCAGCCTCTACGACTACGGGCCCTTCCCTGCCCTCGCGGCCAGGGGCAAGCACGCTGTCGAAGGGGAGGTGTACGAAGTCGACGCGCTCATGCTGGCGGCGCTCGACAGGCTTGAGGGCCACCCTCGCTTCTACGAGCGCACGTCCATTGCCCTCGACGGTGCCGGCCGCGTCGAGGCATACCTGTTTCCCAAGGGGCGGTTGGCCGGCCGCCCCATCATCGAATCTGGTTGCTGGCGTCGACACCTACAGGAGAGGAAGCCATGGTAA
- a CDS encoding TolC family protein, whose protein sequence is MRHVALLFALLSPVAALAQDDARTPAARATSIPALATDTTDATLAQLLTEAIDARPELRQAEAQAQAAQERVPQAGALPDPVLQLGIQNDGFGELMIGEMEGSYYSIMASQAVPFPGKRALRTEVARLGAKAASTQVMRARLSIEAEVRRGYLDLLLTRERLMLLDQLEALWKQSAETARIRYEAGEGAQSDLLRSQLELNRLRQRRVALNAEERTRAQTLNRLSGRALDAPLPTTLRVRDLGVPEFGDAETATKDAFARSPELAQAHATVEQAGQQVALARRERLPDFTVSAGVMPRGGNFPPMWQANVGITLPIFSGRKQNRAVAESSANAEATTRAKEAVEQVLRLRVLERITALAALRDTVALFRSGILMQSAATAESTLTQYRVGRASFASVLEANTGIVRDEEDFLRTLVEAHRLAIAQAEVSLEPVASIAGGGLGSGGMPGAGSSPSTPARSTAPSGGTPGATPSPASSMSGM, encoded by the coding sequence ATGAGGCACGTTGCCCTCTTATTTGCGCTGCTCTCTCCTGTGGCGGCGCTGGCCCAAGACGACGCTCGCACGCCGGCCGCGCGAGCCACTTCTATACCGGCCCTGGCGACGGACACGACGGACGCGACGCTCGCGCAACTCCTCACGGAAGCCATTGATGCGCGCCCAGAGTTGCGCCAAGCCGAAGCACAGGCCCAGGCAGCCCAAGAGCGTGTCCCGCAGGCAGGTGCCCTGCCGGACCCAGTCCTTCAACTGGGCATTCAGAACGATGGCTTTGGCGAGCTCATGATTGGCGAAATGGAGGGCAGCTACTACAGCATCATGGCCTCCCAGGCAGTGCCCTTCCCGGGGAAGCGCGCACTGCGCACAGAGGTCGCCCGGCTGGGAGCCAAGGCCGCGTCGACGCAAGTCATGCGCGCACGGCTATCTATCGAGGCCGAGGTGCGCCGGGGCTACCTTGACCTGCTGCTGACGCGCGAGCGACTGATGCTGTTGGACCAGCTTGAGGCGCTCTGGAAGCAATCCGCCGAGACAGCCCGTATCCGCTACGAGGCCGGTGAGGGCGCCCAATCTGACCTGCTGCGCTCCCAGCTCGAGCTCAACCGGCTGCGGCAGCGCCGGGTGGCACTGAATGCCGAGGAGCGCACTCGGGCGCAGACCCTGAATCGGCTGAGCGGCCGGGCACTCGATGCGCCCCTGCCGACGACCCTGCGCGTGCGCGACCTGGGGGTGCCGGAGTTCGGCGACGCCGAGACGGCGACGAAGGATGCGTTCGCGCGCAGCCCCGAGCTGGCTCAGGCACACGCGACGGTGGAGCAGGCCGGCCAGCAGGTGGCGTTGGCGCGACGTGAGCGCCTGCCTGACTTCACCGTGAGCGCGGGAGTCATGCCCCGAGGAGGAAACTTCCCACCCATGTGGCAGGCCAATGTCGGCATCACCCTGCCCATCTTCTCCGGGAGGAAGCAGAACCGCGCGGTGGCGGAGAGCAGCGCCAATGCCGAGGCCACCACCCGGGCCAAGGAGGCCGTGGAGCAGGTGCTGCGTCTGCGAGTACTGGAGCGCATCACTGCCCTGGCCGCATTGCGCGACACGGTGGCCCTCTTCCGTAGTGGCATTTTGATGCAGTCGGCAGCGACCGCCGAAAGCACCCTGACACAGTACCGGGTCGGACGTGCCTCGTTTGCCTCGGTGCTGGAGGCCAACACCGGCATCGTCCGCGACGAAGAAGACTTCCTGCGGACGCTCGTCGAAGCGCACCGCCTCGCCATCGCCCAGGCCGAAGTGAGCCTGGAGCCCGTGGCGTCCATCGCCGGTGGAGGACTGGGCTCGGGCGGCATGCCCGGTGCGGGCAGCTCCCCGTCCACTCCCGCGCGCAGCACCGCACCGTCGGGTGGCACTCCGGGTGCCACGCCTTCCCCTGCTTCCTCCATGTCCGGAATGTAG
- a CDS encoding heavy metal-binding domain-containing protein yields MDPSNPDAPEAPSAALPTAFTAPTPEVPAPGNESEGAEHAHHGASSPVAAPDAGATVYTCPMHPEVRSRKPGTCPKCGMKLVPENPAGSEAADAGQSGPAPSGHNHGRGGPPP; encoded by the coding sequence ATGGATCCGTCGAATCCGGATGCCCCCGAGGCCCCGTCTGCTGCGCTGCCAACCGCATTCACGGCCCCCACTCCGGAAGTGCCCGCGCCCGGCAATGAATCAGAAGGAGCGGAGCATGCCCACCATGGGGCATCCTCTCCGGTCGCCGCCCCGGATGCAGGCGCCACCGTTTACACGTGTCCGATGCACCCGGAGGTGCGGTCCCGTAAGCCGGGTACTTGCCCCAAGTGCGGCATGAAGTTGGTGCCGGAGAACCCAGCGGGTTCGGAGGCCGCAGACGCGGGGCAGTCAGGCCCCGCTCCATCGGGCCATAACCATGGGCGTGGAGGGCCTCCTCCGTGA
- a CDS encoding cupredoxin domain-containing protein has protein sequence MKMRLMGALAPLALIVATPAAACAEHAKQAEPTKQSKHAAHGGATGTASTEKPSTSPTVKNGIQTVELAVTTKGFEPANVKVKAGHPVRLVVTRKTDKTCATELVAADLGINQPLPLNTPVTVEFVPSESGTLRYACAMDHISGLVTIQ, from the coding sequence ATGAAGATGCGCCTGATGGGAGCCCTCGCTCCCCTCGCCCTAATCGTCGCCACACCGGCGGCCGCATGTGCCGAGCACGCAAAGCAGGCTGAGCCCACCAAGCAGTCCAAACATGCCGCGCACGGAGGCGCAACTGGGACTGCATCTACGGAAAAGCCCTCTACCTCCCCGACCGTCAAAAACGGTATCCAGACTGTCGAACTCGCGGTGACAACCAAGGGCTTTGAGCCCGCGAACGTGAAGGTGAAGGCGGGGCACCCGGTCCGCCTCGTGGTCACCCGCAAGACAGACAAGACGTGCGCTACGGAACTCGTTGCGGCCGACCTGGGCATCAATCAGCCGCTTCCCCTGAACACGCCGGTGACTGTGGAGTTCGTACCCAGCGAGTCGGGCACGCTGCGCTACGCCTGCGCGATGGACCACATCAGCGGGCTCGTCACCATCCAGTAG
- a CDS encoding multicopper oxidase family protein has translation MPNRDYRPVVVPNGSKLPWKVVDNVKVFHLVAEEVEHEFAPGLKAFCWGYNGRVHGPTIEAVEGDRVRIYVTNRLPAATTIHWHGILLPSGMDGVGGLSHKSIAPGETFRYEFTLRQVSTNMYHSHHDEMTQIGLGMTGMFIIHPRRPVGPLVDRDFVILLHEWRIDVGTGRPNPNEMTDFNVLTMNAKAFPGTEPLVVRQGQRVRIRLGNLSPQNHHPIHLHGLHFRITETDGGRVPESAQQPEGTVLVPVGSTRVIEFVADVPGDWALHCHMTHHMMNQMGHEFPNMTGVKPGGLDAKVRTLLPGYMTMGQTGMAEMGEMGMPVPPNSIPMLGAQGKHGYMTVGGMFTVLKVRERLKNYADPGWYDNPPGTLAVAASADELRRDGIDVNAPAPVEPGAPV, from the coding sequence ATGCCCAACCGGGACTATCGGCCCGTGGTGGTGCCCAATGGCTCCAAGCTGCCGTGGAAGGTCGTGGACAACGTGAAGGTCTTCCACTTGGTAGCCGAGGAGGTGGAGCATGAGTTTGCCCCGGGACTGAAAGCGTTCTGCTGGGGCTACAACGGCCGAGTCCACGGGCCCACCATCGAAGCGGTGGAGGGGGACCGGGTGCGTATCTACGTCACGAACCGGCTACCAGCGGCCACCACCATCCACTGGCACGGCATCCTGCTTCCCAGCGGCATGGACGGCGTGGGCGGCCTCAGCCACAAGTCTATCGCCCCAGGTGAGACGTTCCGGTACGAGTTCACCCTGCGCCAAGTGAGTACGAACATGTACCACTCGCATCATGACGAAATGACGCAGATTGGCCTCGGCATGACGGGCATGTTCATCATCCACCCGCGCCGACCTGTGGGGCCCCTCGTCGACCGGGACTTCGTCATCCTGCTGCATGAATGGCGCATCGACGTCGGCACGGGACGGCCCAACCCGAATGAGATGACGGACTTCAACGTGCTCACCATGAACGCGAAGGCGTTCCCGGGCACGGAGCCGCTCGTGGTGCGCCAGGGCCAGCGGGTGCGCATCCGGCTGGGCAACCTGAGCCCGCAGAACCACCACCCCATCCACCTGCACGGCCTTCACTTCCGCATCACCGAGACGGATGGCGGGCGCGTCCCCGAGTCCGCGCAGCAGCCAGAGGGGACGGTGCTCGTCCCCGTGGGCAGCACACGCGTCATCGAGTTCGTGGCGGACGTGCCCGGGGACTGGGCCCTGCACTGTCACATGACGCACCACATGATGAACCAGATGGGCCATGAGTTCCCCAATATGACTGGCGTGAAGCCGGGGGGCCTGGACGCGAAGGTCCGCACGCTGCTGCCGGGCTACATGACGATGGGCCAGACGGGGATGGCGGAGATGGGCGAGATGGGGATGCCCGTCCCGCCCAACTCCATTCCCATGCTGGGGGCCCAGGGCAAGCATGGTTACATGACAGTGGGAGGCATGTTCACCGTGCTCAAGGTTCGCGAGCGGTTGAAGAACTACGCGGACCCAGGCTGGTACGACAACCCGCCCGGCACCCTGGCAGTGGCGGCTAGCGCGGACGAGTTGCGCCGGGACGGTATCGACGTGAATGCCCCGGCCCCGGTCGAGCCCGGCGCACCGGTCTGA
- a CDS encoding TolC family protein — MRLTFLVGAALLAGGCASIQKERGHAEVAALVEERLGRKTRWNQGTPEDAEVARHLDALLKEDLTSDHAVEVALLNNPALQATYEDLGVSQADMVQAGLLSNPTLDGSIGFPIAGRGVSEHEVSLVQDFVDLFTLPLRKRVAREQFMADTLRVAHEALATAAEVRKAFNQVQSLQQFVELRRMALQAAEAAADLSARLRTAGNITELDLANEQAAAEGARLELAERELALVEAREHLNRLMGLWGPRTQWTLSAKLPPLPDQEASLEYLESLAIRQRLDIDAARKQAMLLWNALELARSTRFFGRVEVGVHEHRDADGPRLFGPTLSLELPIFDQRQALIARLEAQHRQGERRLMALSVNTRSEVRAARVRLLSLRMVADRYRRVVLPLREKVVEQSQLQYNAMQIGLFQLLAAKREQVEAYQGYIESVRDYWIARADLEQLVGGRLREGGAASTPSPAQPSQHVPPVTPGPPAQPAQPGTHTGHGKDITNGTESPHEQPHD; from the coding sequence GTGAGGCTGACCTTTCTCGTGGGCGCGGCACTGCTCGCAGGCGGTTGCGCGTCCATCCAGAAGGAGCGGGGCCACGCCGAGGTAGCGGCGCTCGTCGAGGAGCGGCTGGGCCGCAAGACGCGCTGGAACCAAGGCACTCCGGAGGACGCCGAGGTCGCGCGGCATCTCGACGCGCTCCTGAAGGAGGACCTCACCTCGGACCATGCGGTGGAGGTGGCCTTGCTCAACAACCCGGCGCTCCAGGCCACTTACGAGGACCTGGGCGTCTCGCAGGCCGACATGGTTCAGGCCGGCCTGCTCTCCAACCCAACGTTGGACGGGAGCATCGGCTTTCCCATTGCCGGGCGTGGCGTGTCCGAGCACGAGGTCTCGCTGGTGCAGGACTTCGTGGACCTCTTCACGCTGCCCCTGCGCAAGCGCGTCGCCCGGGAGCAGTTCATGGCCGATACGCTACGGGTGGCGCACGAGGCGCTGGCTACCGCGGCCGAGGTGCGTAAGGCCTTCAATCAGGTCCAGTCCCTCCAGCAGTTCGTGGAACTGCGCCGCATGGCTCTCCAGGCAGCCGAGGCGGCGGCGGACCTCTCCGCCCGGCTGCGCACAGCGGGCAACATCACGGAGCTGGACCTTGCGAATGAGCAAGCTGCCGCCGAGGGAGCCCGGCTCGAACTGGCGGAGAGGGAGCTCGCCTTGGTGGAGGCCCGGGAGCATCTCAACCGCCTCATGGGGCTGTGGGGGCCACGCACGCAGTGGACCCTCTCCGCGAAGCTCCCGCCGTTGCCTGACCAGGAGGCCTCACTGGAGTACCTGGAGTCGCTCGCCATCCGTCAACGGCTGGACATCGACGCGGCCCGAAAGCAGGCCATGTTGCTCTGGAATGCGCTGGAACTCGCGCGGAGTACACGCTTCTTCGGGCGCGTGGAAGTGGGCGTTCACGAGCACCGGGATGCGGACGGCCCCAGGCTCTTTGGCCCGACCCTGTCTTTGGAGTTGCCCATCTTCGACCAGCGCCAGGCCCTCATCGCTCGGCTGGAAGCTCAGCACCGCCAGGGCGAGCGGCGACTGATGGCGCTGTCCGTCAACACCCGCTCGGAGGTTCGCGCCGCCCGCGTCCGGCTGCTGTCGCTTCGCATGGTGGCCGACCGTTACCGGCGGGTGGTGTTGCCCCTTCGTGAGAAGGTCGTCGAGCAGTCTCAGCTCCAATACAACGCCATGCAGATAGGCCTCTTTCAACTGCTCGCAGCCAAGCGCGAGCAGGTGGAGGCGTATCAGGGCTACATCGAGTCCGTCCGCGATTACTGGATTGCGCGGGCCGACCTTGAGCAACTCGTGGGTGGCCGACTGCGGGAGGGCGGCGCGGCATCCACGCCATCGCCCGCACAGCCTTCCCAACACGTACCGCCTGTGACGCCCGGGCCACCCGCGCAGCCGGCACAGCCCGGGACACACACCGGGCACGGAAAGGACATCACCAATGGCACGGAGAGCCCCCATGAGCAACCGCACGACTGA
- a CDS encoding gamma-glutamylcyclotransferase family protein → MLYFAYGSNLDRAQMRTRCPGATVEARATLPGHTLVFGGHSRRWGGAVASLQRVRGAHVEGLLYRLTPEDLRALDAFEGHPFAYRRAIRLVTDRAGQRRRALVYLQPETGFESWPPAARYFLVLWHAYGRLGFNRAALSGALGGAA, encoded by the coding sequence ATGCTTTACTTCGCCTACGGCTCCAACCTCGACAGGGCCCAAATGCGCACGCGCTGCCCTGGCGCCACCGTCGAGGCCCGGGCCACCCTTCCCGGCCACACCCTGGTGTTTGGCGGGCACAGCCGCCGCTGGGGCGGCGCCGTCGCCAGCCTCCAGCGCGTGCGCGGCGCCCACGTCGAAGGGCTGCTGTACCGTCTCACGCCCGAGGACTTGCGCGCCCTCGACGCCTTCGAGGGGCACCCCTTCGCATACCGGCGCGCCATTCGGCTGGTGACGGACAGAGCCGGCCAGCGCCGCCGTGCGCTGGTGTACCTCCAGCCCGAAACAGGCTTCGAGTCCTGGCCTCCCGCCGCCCGCTACTTCCTCGTCCTCTGGCACGCATACGGGCGCCTGGGCTTCAACCGCGCCGCCCTCTCGGGCGCCCTGGGAGGTGCGGCGTGA
- a CDS encoding efflux RND transporter permease subunit, with protein sequence MIRAIIRFSAENKYLVIAATVVALIGAWWTMRNMPLDALPDLSDTQVIVYGRWDRSPDIIEDQVTYPITTALLGAPKVKAVRGFSDFGFSYVYVIFEDGTDMYWARTRVLEYLSKITPQLPQDVKVELGPDATSVGWVFQYALVDKGGKHRLDELRSYQDWFLRYAIQSVPGVSEVATVGGQVRQYQVTVNPNTLASYGLSLDAVVRAVRQGNNDVGGRLVEVAGREYMVRGRGYVKNVEDIEKLVLKAQGGTTVTVKDVASVTLGPELRRGVADLDGEGDAVGGIVVMRQGENALNVIERVKAKLEELKPSLPEGVEVVTTYDRSDLIERAISTVTHKMVEEIIIVSIIILIFLWHVPSALVPIVTIPVSVALAFIPMYAMGLNANLMSLAGIAISIGVLVDGAIVEVENAYNKIHHWIKDGKKGDFHQVRLEALMEVGPGVFFSLLVIAVAFMPIFTLVDQEGRLFRPLAYSKNLAMAIAALLAITLDPAMRMLFARVEPFRFRPRFLASVATSALVGKYYSEERHPISRLMHRIYEGPCRFVVRHAKATLVVSVLLVATSIPVYLQLGSEFMPPLNEGTILYMPSAVEPGMSVTEAQRVLQVQDKLLMRFPEVERVFGKAGRANTSTDPAPFTMMETTVLLRPESEWREVPRWYSGWAPEWLKGLLRPFWSDRITQAQLESEMNAALQLPGISNAWTMPIKGRLDMLSTGIRTPVGIKIMGADLATVERIARETEAAVARVEGTRSAFAERVAGGYFLDFVLKRDELARYGLSVDDANMMVMTAVGGDNQSTTVEGRERYGINVRYARDYREDLQALKRVLLPLPGGQGQIPMEAIADVVLAHGPSMIRNENGMLTGYVYVDFDTSKYDVGSFVERAKEAVAADVKVPAGYSMTWSGQYENMLRVRERLQLVIPLTLVLIFGLLYMNTKSAFKAGLVMLAVPFSAIGAVWLLWALDYNVSIAVWVGMIALMGLDAETGAFMLLFLDLSHDEAKKRGMLRTEGDLVEAIIHGAVKRVRPKAMTVMAAMLGLLPIMWSTGTGADVMKRIAAPMVGGLATSFLLELLVYPAVYFLWKRREVVPGPATPEAEVPGTAALPA encoded by the coding sequence ATGATTCGCGCCATCATCCGATTCTCGGCCGAGAACAAGTACCTGGTCATCGCAGCCACCGTGGTGGCGCTCATCGGCGCGTGGTGGACCATGCGGAATATGCCGCTGGACGCGCTGCCTGACTTGTCCGACACCCAGGTCATCGTCTACGGGCGGTGGGACCGCAGTCCGGACATCATTGAGGACCAGGTCACCTACCCTATTACCACCGCGCTATTGGGCGCCCCGAAGGTCAAGGCGGTGCGTGGCTTCAGCGACTTCGGCTTCAGCTACGTGTACGTCATCTTCGAGGATGGCACAGACATGTACTGGGCACGAACGCGGGTGCTCGAGTACCTGTCTAAGATAACGCCCCAGCTTCCGCAGGATGTGAAAGTGGAGCTGGGCCCGGACGCCACCAGCGTGGGCTGGGTGTTCCAGTACGCGCTCGTGGACAAGGGCGGCAAGCATCGGCTGGACGAGCTGCGCTCCTACCAGGACTGGTTCCTGCGCTACGCCATCCAGAGCGTGCCGGGCGTCTCCGAGGTGGCCACCGTGGGCGGCCAAGTGCGCCAGTACCAGGTGACAGTCAACCCCAACACGCTAGCCAGCTATGGACTGTCGCTGGACGCGGTGGTGCGCGCCGTCCGTCAGGGCAACAATGACGTGGGTGGACGGCTCGTGGAGGTGGCTGGACGCGAGTACATGGTCCGTGGCCGTGGCTACGTGAAGAACGTTGAGGACATCGAGAAGCTCGTCCTCAAAGCCCAGGGAGGCACCACCGTCACCGTCAAGGACGTGGCCAGCGTGACGTTGGGCCCCGAGCTGCGCCGTGGCGTGGCCGACCTGGACGGAGAGGGAGACGCCGTAGGGGGCATCGTGGTGATGCGCCAGGGAGAGAACGCCCTCAACGTCATTGAGCGCGTCAAGGCGAAGCTTGAGGAGCTCAAGCCTTCGCTGCCCGAGGGCGTGGAGGTCGTCACCACCTACGACCGTTCGGACCTCATCGAGCGCGCCATCAGCACGGTGACGCACAAGATGGTGGAGGAAATCATCATCGTTTCAATCATCATCCTCATCTTCCTGTGGCACGTGCCTTCAGCCCTCGTGCCCATCGTCACGATTCCCGTGTCGGTGGCGCTGGCCTTCATTCCTATGTACGCGATGGGGTTGAACGCCAACCTCATGTCGCTGGCCGGAATCGCCATCTCCATCGGCGTGCTCGTGGACGGCGCCATCGTCGAGGTGGAGAACGCGTACAACAAAATCCACCATTGGATAAAGGACGGGAAAAAGGGCGACTTCCACCAGGTGCGACTGGAAGCGCTGATGGAGGTGGGGCCGGGCGTCTTCTTCAGCCTGCTCGTCATCGCCGTGGCCTTTATGCCCATCTTCACGTTGGTGGACCAGGAAGGCCGTCTCTTCCGCCCCCTGGCGTACTCGAAGAACCTGGCCATGGCCATCGCCGCGCTGCTGGCCATTACCCTGGACCCCGCAATGCGGATGCTCTTCGCGCGGGTGGAGCCCTTCCGCTTCCGCCCGAGGTTCTTGGCGTCGGTGGCGACCTCGGCTCTGGTGGGCAAGTACTACTCGGAGGAGCGGCACCCAATCAGCCGGCTAATGCACCGCATCTACGAGGGCCCCTGCCGCTTCGTGGTGCGCCACGCCAAGGCCACCCTCGTCGTGAGCGTGCTGCTGGTTGCCACTAGCATCCCCGTGTACCTGCAACTGGGCAGCGAGTTCATGCCACCGCTCAACGAGGGCACCATCCTCTACATGCCCTCCGCAGTGGAGCCCGGCATGTCCGTCACCGAGGCCCAGCGCGTCTTGCAGGTCCAGGACAAGCTGCTCATGCGCTTCCCCGAGGTGGAGCGCGTCTTCGGCAAGGCTGGCCGCGCCAACACCTCCACCGACCCCGCGCCATTCACCATGATGGAGACCACGGTACTGCTGCGTCCGGAGTCCGAGTGGCGCGAGGTGCCGCGCTGGTACAGCGGATGGGCTCCCGAGTGGCTAAAGGGCCTTTTGCGCCCCTTCTGGAGTGACCGCATCACCCAGGCGCAGCTGGAGTCGGAGATGAACGCCGCGCTCCAACTGCCGGGCATCTCCAATGCGTGGACCATGCCCATCAAGGGCAGGTTGGACATGCTAAGCACCGGCATCCGCACGCCCGTAGGCATCAAAATCATGGGCGCGGATCTGGCCACCGTGGAGCGGATTGCGCGCGAGACGGAGGCCGCGGTAGCCCGGGTGGAGGGCACCCGAAGCGCGTTCGCAGAGCGCGTGGCCGGAGGCTACTTCCTGGACTTCGTCCTCAAGCGCGACGAGCTCGCCCGCTACGGCCTGAGCGTGGACGACGCAAACATGATGGTGATGACCGCAGTGGGGGGCGACAACCAGTCCACCACCGTGGAGGGGCGTGAGCGCTACGGCATCAACGTGCGCTACGCGCGGGACTACCGCGAGGACCTCCAAGCGCTCAAGCGCGTGCTGCTGCCCCTTCCTGGTGGCCAAGGCCAGATTCCCATGGAAGCCATCGCGGACGTGGTGCTCGCTCACGGTCCCTCAATGATTCGCAATGAGAACGGCATGCTCACCGGCTACGTCTACGTGGACTTCGACACGTCGAAGTACGACGTGGGCAGTTTCGTGGAGCGTGCGAAGGAGGCGGTGGCCGCGGACGTGAAGGTGCCCGCCGGCTACTCCATGACGTGGAGCGGGCAGTACGAGAACATGCTGCGCGTCAGGGAGAGGCTCCAGTTGGTCATCCCGCTCACGCTCGTGTTGATTTTCGGGTTGCTGTACATGAACACGAAGTCGGCCTTCAAGGCGGGCCTGGTGATGCTGGCGGTGCCCTTCTCGGCCATCGGCGCGGTGTGGCTGCTCTGGGCGCTCGACTACAACGTCTCCATCGCGGTGTGGGTGGGCATGATTGCCCTGATGGGACTGGACGCGGAGACCGGCGCCTTCATGCTGCTCTTCCTCGACCTGTCCCATGACGAGGCGAAGAAGCGCGGGATGCTGCGCACCGAGGGCGACCTGGTGGAGGCCATCATTCACGGGGCCGTGAAGCGCGTGCGACCCAAGGCGATGACGGTCATGGCGGCGATGTTGGGCCTACTCCCCATCATGTGGTCCACTGGAACGGGCGCGGACGTGATGAAGCGCATTGCGGCGCCCATGGTGGGCGGCCTAGCCACGAGCTTCCTACTGGAGCTGCTCGTCTACCCGGCCGTCTACTTCCTTTGGAAGCGCCGCGAGGTGGTGCCAGGCCCGGCGACCCCCGAGGCCGAAGTCCCCGGCACTGCCGCGCTTCCTGCATAA